From a single Methylosinus sp. H3A genomic region:
- a CDS encoding cupin domain-containing protein, with the protein MTKLRFLLAGAAAAIVLGQTSRIGAEPEKSFVYTPAEEVPFKSPLGIGPAQAVLSGDPSKPGVYVVRVRFPPGHHSNPHFHSRDRHAVVVKGVWWNGVGEELDFKKARPVTAGSYVLHPAGGVHWDGAGEEEVVIQITGEGPVETTPVGAPGAPQGYWPKPK; encoded by the coding sequence ATGACCAAGCTCAGATTTCTTCTCGCGGGCGCCGCAGCGGCGATCGTTCTCGGCCAGACGTCCCGCATCGGGGCCGAGCCGGAAAAGAGTTTCGTCTATACGCCTGCGGAGGAGGTTCCATTCAAGAGCCCGCTCGGGATCGGCCCCGCTCAGGCGGTGTTGTCCGGCGACCCGTCCAAGCCCGGCGTCTATGTCGTGCGCGTGCGTTTCCCGCCCGGCCATCATTCCAATCCGCATTTCCATTCGCGCGATCGCCATGCGGTGGTGGTCAAGGGCGTATGGTGGAACGGCGTCGGCGAGGAGCTGGATTTCAAAAAGGCGCGGCCGGTGACGGCGGGCTCTTATGTGCTGCATCCGGCCGGCGGCGTTCATTGGGACGGCGCGGGCGAGGAGGAGGTCGTCATCCAGATCACAGGCGAAGGGCCGGTGGAGACGACGCCAGTTGGGGCGCCGGGCGCGCCGCAGGGCTATTGGCCGAAGCCGAAGTGA